A genomic window from Pecten maximus chromosome 6, xPecMax1.1, whole genome shotgun sequence includes:
- the LOC117328899 gene encoding ubiquitin carboxyl-terminal hydrolase 46-like, whose amino-acid sequence MGNNASQLEKEIGSEQLPANEHYFGLVNFGNTCYCNSVLQALYFCRPFREKVLQYKQHQKNNKKESLLTCLADLFYTIATQKKKVGTIAPKKFITRLRKEYELFDNYMQQDAHEFLNYLLNRVSELLQEKQGSKTKNGGNDTQPGSKSEPTWVEDLFQGTFTNETRCLNCETVSSKDEDFLDLSVDVEQNTSITHCLRGFSSTETLCAEHKYYCEGCCSKQEAQKRMRVKKLPQILALHLKRFKYMEQMNRFTKLSYRVVFPLELRLFNTSDDACNPDRMYDLVAVVIHIGSSLNRGHYISIVKSDGFWFLFDDDIVDKIDSNAIEDFYGLPSDLQKNSETGYILFYQSRE is encoded by the exons ATG GGAAATAATGCTTCCCAACTAGAGAAGGAAATTGGATCCGAACAACTGCCTGCAAATGAACACTACTTTGGATTAGTAAAT TTTGGGAACACCTGTTACTGTAACTCTGTTCTACAAGCACTATATTTCTGTCGGCCATTTCGAGAGAAAGTGTTGCAGTACAAACAACATCAGAAGAACAACAAGAAGGAGAGTCTGCTTACCTGTCTAGCCGACCTCTTCTACACCATAGCTACACAGAAAAAGAAAGTTGGCACGATCGCTCCAAAGAAATTCATTACAAGACTCCGCAAGGAATATG AACTGTTTGACAACTACATGCAGCAGGATGCTCACGAGTTCCTCAACTACTTGCTCAACAGGGTGTCTGAGCTGTTACaag AAAAACAGGGGAGCAAGACAAAGAATGGAGGCAATGATACCCAACCTGGATCAAAATCAGAACCAACATGGGTGGAGGACCTCTTCCAAGGGACATTTACTAATGAGACACGATGTCTCAATTGTGAGACG GTGAGCAGTAAGGATGAGGATTTCCTGGACTTATCTGTGGACGTGGAACAAAACACTTCTATCACTCACTGTTTGCGGGGTTTCAGTAGCACAGAGACCCTGTGTGCGGAACACAAATACTACTGTGAGGGATGCTGCAGTAAACAGGAGGCACAGAAGAG GATGAGAGTGAAGAAGCTGCCTCAGATCCTGGCTCTGCATTTAAAGAGGTTCAAATACATGGAACAGATGAACCGATTTACTAAGTTGTCCTACAGAGTTGTCTTTCCTTTAGAGTTGAGATTGTTCAACACA TCAGATGATGCATGTAATCCCGACCGTATGTATGACCTGGTAGCTGTGGTGATCCATATTGGCAGCAGTCTCAACAGAGGTCACTACATCAGTATTGTCAAGAGTGATGGCTTCTGGTTCCTTTTTGATGATGATATTGTTGAC AAAATTGATTCTAATGCAATAGAAGACTTTTATGGATTGCCTTCGGATTTACAGAAAAACTCAGAGACTggttatatattgttttatcaatcCCGGGAGTGA
- the LOC117328900 gene encoding 60S ribosomal protein L21-like — MTNTKGYRRGTRYMFSRQFKTKGVIPLSTYMKIYKRGDIVDIKGHGAVQKGMPHKSYHGKTGRVFNVTPHAVGVVVNKRVGHRVLPKRINLRIEHVKHSNCRLDFLKRVKENADKKKQAKEKGTRLNLKRQPKQPNTAHFVRTKFNKPQLIEPIPYEFIA; from the exons ATGACCAACACTAAGGGATACAGGCGCGGTACGCGCTACATGTTCTCTCGTCAATTCAAGACGAAGGGGGTCATTCCATTGTCCAcgtatatgaaaatatacaaaagggGTGACATCGTTGACATCAAG GGCCACGGAGCTGTACAGAAGGGTATGCCCCACAAGAGTTACCACGGAAAGACAGGCAGAGTGTTCAATGTAACTCCTCATgctgttggtgttgttgttaaCAAACGTGTTGG ACACAGAGTTTTGCCCAAGAGAATCAACCTTAGGATTGAACACGTGAAGCACTCCAACTGCCGTCTGGACTTCTTGAAGCGTGTGAAGGAAAACGCAGATAAGAAGAAGCAGGCCAAGGAGAAGGGAACAAGGCTTAACTTGAAAAGACAG CCAAAGCAGCCCAACACAGCCCACTTCGTGAGGACAAAATTCAACAAACCTCAGCTCATTGAACCAATTCCATACGAGTTCATTGCCTAG